A window of the Harmonia axyridis chromosome 5, icHarAxyr1.1, whole genome shotgun sequence genome harbors these coding sequences:
- the LOC123680447 gene encoding RNA polymerase II-associated protein 1 isoform X1, with the protein MDRLLIYNKSEPSRIDEETEEDRKILEEQEKFMKKLKENKIKPAAKIVRHEDKSNIIESASSTGEDISEQIVNTFEYIPKNAVVGPIVEKRKNEDDSYKVPPLRCNAYGFPRAKRRDINVGGGSGSLFAQEMKEHGKGEDATTVASTSISGKKKLIATDVGNNFNENIGSGLVHHSTILSDNEKKEIHEQNLNILKSTPESEILAEKERLLSGLNPAILAYLQSRKKENVNKSTNLTITQQNDAGQNIDLNSIKSTVEILSTLGSDKWLNFNQLETNKLAWMKEIEMPKIDKDKAFEARFDFEGWLLPFTQPEINEKNRILYHHGEEPERPGYTLKELFTLARSNITQQKIIALNSIANILSLYSSGVYQDVLEIPIEQVFFLIRFCLDDNTPGVLNAGIKAMRCLIFNYSDETYLDCLLGFGFDVKMPVLPVDNEEKDDDRVNDQQLAENNLIKCLVRTGIYTRIRYIINTMRPTLETIVYCLEILIRLSRDSNFVVSTMFMCEDLVSSIVKNFIPENYTYNHQESAYGLPVLQALKLVRVLTARNEILANKFVNEYNIVEAISRYLQDEIFGGNASGIKLQTECFHLWKILLKYGLTLDYHETLISILLKYLDYHIKQTDIDEKTTFIREAHCAAMLSLLGEFIILKPSIVSKFDQLYLVALKKWSTQFQRISDFKSGQSQIISSLMILSSKIYRYSKLTRQIEESVANLLKSKGFAESVLEIKNCSMLLNNYDPQPFSANLKTLQTSAWYASEHVIPILQTTSCFPFIRALSQFLSGCDSMFLKLSFLENNTIKSYIEALAHQQSLFLTSHWFTRIESQLILNLLKISVDLCKEIDTANFYAVAVKSLCIFNEDQKEEIKYLMEKIIFCTKFYPSEILLSNLNLYERNENLEISLKNLDAIKHVYFKVLGLSEKRDSPQSFCLDIGIGNVIPVDWVYTPILILYSNQQEKNNVLSEQQQTFIVTNCLRWVLIYEMYFPSLVLAVSPTDRFCRLACVFLGSDVLFLNQEIHQLLELCLKNILSKFEKKLDFNKPIKGLKNFQDFYNQMLEQYQGVSYGDILFGNFVLVPLSQKQNVQWRKTLWSEYYGVVQILDISRKQLMTSLDNYLQPLEEDESLLKCYKNALSMATVKSTSVLHVIANHHYSEYAKKNRQ; encoded by the exons atggatagattattaatttataataagtctGAACCATCCAGAATTGATGAAGAAACAGAAGAAGATCGAAAAATTCTAGAGGAACaagaaaaatttatgaaaaaacttAAGGAGAATAAAATTAAACCAGCTGctaaaattgttcgccatgaagACAAATCAAATATAATTG AATCTGCGTCATCAACTGGAGAGGATATTTCGGAACAAATTGTTAATACTTTtgaatatattccaaaaaatgcTGTAGTTGGACCAATTGTAGAAAAACGTAAAAATGAGGATGATTCTTATAAAGTGCCACCACTTCGTTGCAATGCTTATGGTTTCCCTAGAGCAAAGAGAAGGGAT ATTAATGTAGGTGGAGGTTCTGGTAGTTTATTTGCTCAGGAAATGAAAGAACATGGTAAGGGAGAGGATGCTACAACTGTTGCTTCAACAAGTATTtctggtaaaaaaaaattaattgcaaCAGATGtaggtaataatttcaatgaaaatattggaaGTGGTCTTGTTCATCATAGTACAATTTTGagtgataatgaaaaaaaagaaatccatgAACAGAATCTAAATATTCTCAAATCAACGCCTGAGTCTGAAATACTTGCTGAAAAAGAAAGGCTATTGAGTGGCCTGAATCCAGCAATTTTAGCATATTTGCAAagtagaaaaaaagaaaatgtcaACAAATCTACTAATTTAACTATAACTCAGCAAAATGACGCTGGTCAGAATATAGATTTAAATTCTATTAAATCGACAGTAGAGATATTAAGTACTCTTGGTTCTGATAAGTGGTTGAATTTCAATCAGTTAGAAACAAATAAATTGGCTTGGATGAAGGAGATTGAAATGCCTAAAATTGATAAGGATAAAGCTTTCGAGGCAAG ATTTGATTTTGAGGGTTGGTTATTACCATTTACACAACctgaaataaatgagaaaaatagaattttgtaTCATCATGGTGAAGAACCAGAGCGGCCTGGTTATACTCTCAAAGAACTTTTCACTTTAGCCAG GTCAAATATAACACAACAGAAAATTATTGCACTCAATTCCATTGCAAATATCCTTTCTCTTTATTCTTCTGGAGTTTATCAAGACGTTCTAGAAATACCTATAGAACAAGTATTCTTCTTGATTCGATTCTGTTTGGATGATAATACACCTGGAGTACTCAATGCAGGAATCAAAGCAATGAGATGCTTGATTTTCAACTATTCAGATGAAACATATCTAGATTGTCTTTTAGGTTTTGGGTTTGATGTTAAGATGCCTGTTTTACCTGTAGATAATGAAGAAAAGGATGATGATAGGGTGAATGATCAACAATTAgcagaaaataatttaattaaatgTTTGGTGAGAACTGGAATATATACAAGGATCAG atatattataaatacaaTGAGACCAACATTGGAAACAATAGTTTATTGCCTAGAAATTCTAATAAGATTGAGTAGAGATTCTAATTTCGTTGTATCCACAATGTTTATGTGTGAAGATCTTGTATCATCAATTGTGAAAAACTTCATTCCAGAGAATTATACTTATA ATCACCAAGAATCAGCTTATGGTTTGCCAGTTTTGCAAGCTCTGAAACTGGTGAGAGTATTAACTGCAAGAAACGAAATCTTAGCTAATAAATTTGTGAATGA atataaTATTGTAGAAGCAATATCGAGATACCTTCAAGATGAAATATTCGGGGGAAATGCTTCAGGAATAAAATTACAAACTGAATGCTTTCATCTTTGGAAAATACTTCTTAAATATGGATTAACTTTGGATTACCATGA aACCTTGATATCAATACTCTTGAAGTACTTGGATTATCATATTAAACAGAcagatattgatgaaaaaacaaCGTTTATCAGAGAAGCGCATTGCGCAGCCATGTTGTCTCTCCTTGGAgaatttatcattttaaaaCCTTCCATTGTGTCTAAATTTGATCAACTTTATCTGGTCGCCTTGAAAAAGTGGAGTACCCAGTTTCAAAGAATCAGTGATTTTAAG TCTGGACAgtcacaaattatttcttcACTCATGATTTTAAGTTCAAAAATTTATCGATACTCCAAACTCACCAGACAAATCGAGGAAAGTGttgcaaatttattgaaatctaaGGGCTTCGCTGAAAGTGTTCTAGAGATTAA gaactgttccatgttattgaataattatgatCCACAGCCTTTTAGTGCTAATCTGAAAACATTACAAACATCTGCATGGTATGCTTCTGAGCATGTAATACCTATTTTACAGACAACAAGCTGTTTTCCATTTATTAGAGCACTTTCACAGTTTTTATCTGGTTGTGATTCTATGTTT ttgaaattgtCTTTTTTGGAAAACAATACTATAAAATCTTACATCGAGGCTCTAGCACATCAACAATCATTGTTTCTTACTAGTCATTGGTTCACAAGAATTGAAAGCCAGCTTATTCTTAACTTATTGAAGATATCTGTTGATTTATGCAAGGAAATTGACACTGCAAATTTTTATGCTGTTGCTGTCAAATCCCTATGTATTTTCAACGAGGATCAGAaagaagaaatcaaatatttaatggaaaaaataatattctgcaCAAAGTTCTACCCAAGTGAAATCTTGCTCAGTAATCTCAATTTATATGAAAggaatgaaaatttagaaatttcTCTGAAGAACTTAGATGCTATCAAACATGTTTATTTCAAAGTATTGGGACTTTCAGAG AAAAGAGATTCTCCACAAAGTTTCTGTCTAGATATTGGTATAGGAAATGTGATACCTGTAGATTGGGTTTACACTCCGATTTTAATTCTATATTCCAACcaacaagagaaaaataatgtaCTTTCAGAGCAGCAACAAACATTTATAGTGACGAATTGTTTAAGATGGGTTTTAATATATGAAATGTATTTTCCAAGTTTAGTGCTAGCAGTCAGTCCAACTGATAGATTCTGTAGGCTAGCTTGTGTATTTTTGGGCAGCGATGTATTATTTTTAAATCAGGAGATTCATCAGCTTCTAGAATTATGcttgaaaaatattctttccaagtttgaaaagaaattGGATTTTAATAAACCAATCAAAG GATTGAAAAATTTCCAAGATTTTTATAACCAGATGTTGGAGCAGTATCAGGGAGTTAGTTATGGAGATATTCTCTTTGGTAATTTCGTATTAGTTCCATTGTCTCAAAAGCAGAATGTTCAGTGGAGGAAAACCTTATGGTCGGAATATTATGGAGTAGTTCAAATCTTGGATATTTCCAGAAAACAG
- the LOC123680447 gene encoding RNA polymerase II-associated protein 1 isoform X2 has translation MDRLLIYNKSEPSRIDEETEEDRKILEEQEKFMKKLKENKIKPAAKIVRHEDKSNIIESASSTGEDISEQIVNTFEYIPKNAVVGPIVEKRKNEDDSYKVPPLRCNAYGFPRAKRRDINVGGGSGSLFAQEMKEHGKGEDATTVASTSISGKKKLIATDVGNNFNENIGSGLVHHSTILSDNEKKEIHEQNLNILKSTPESEILAEKERLLSGLNPAILAYLQSRKKENVNKSTNLTITQQNDAGQNIDLNSIKSTVEILSTLGSDKWLNFNQLETNKLAWMKEIEMPKIDKDKAFEARFDFEGWLLPFTQPEINEKNRILYHHGEEPERPGYTLKELFTLARSNITQQKIIALNSIANILSLYSSGVYQDVLEIPIEQVFFLIRFCLDDNTPGVLNAGIKAMRCLIFNYSDETYLDCLLGFGFDVKMPVLPVDNEEKDDDRVNDQQLAENNLIKCLVRTGIYTRIRYIINTMRPTLETIVYCLEILIRLSRDSNFVVSTMFMCEDLVSSIVKNFIPENYTYNHQESAYGLPVLQALKLVRVLTARNEILANKFVNEYNIVEAISRYLQDEIFGGNASGIKLQTECFHLWKILLKYGLTLDYHETLISILLKYLDYHIKQTDIDEKTTFIREAHCAAMLSLLGEFIILKPSIVSKFDQLYLVALKKWSTQFQRISDFKSGQSQIISSLMILSSKIYRYSKLTRQIEESVANLLKSKGFAESVLEIKNCSMLLNNYDPQPFSANLKTLQTSAWYASEHVIPILQTTSCFPFIRALSQFLSGCDSMFLKLSFLENNTIKSYIEALAHQQSLFLTSHWFTRIESQLILNLLKISVDLCKEIDTANFYAVAVKSLCIFNEDQKEEIKYLMEKIIFCTKFYPSEILLSNLNLYERNENLEISLKNLDAIKHVYFKVLGLSEKRDSPQSFCLDIGIGNVIPVDWVYTPILILYSNQQEKNNVLSEQQQTFIVTNCLRWVLIYEMYFPSLVLAVSPTDRFCRLACVFLGSDVLFLNQEIHQLLELCLKNILSKFEKKLDFNKPIKGLKNFQDFYNQMLEQYQGVSYGDILFGNFVLVPLSQKQNVQWRKTLWSEYYGVVQILDISRKQLMTSLDNYLQPLEEDESLLKCYKNALSMATVKSTSVLHVIANHHYICRRHKL, from the exons atggatagattattaatttataataagtctGAACCATCCAGAATTGATGAAGAAACAGAAGAAGATCGAAAAATTCTAGAGGAACaagaaaaatttatgaaaaaacttAAGGAGAATAAAATTAAACCAGCTGctaaaattgttcgccatgaagACAAATCAAATATAATTG AATCTGCGTCATCAACTGGAGAGGATATTTCGGAACAAATTGTTAATACTTTtgaatatattccaaaaaatgcTGTAGTTGGACCAATTGTAGAAAAACGTAAAAATGAGGATGATTCTTATAAAGTGCCACCACTTCGTTGCAATGCTTATGGTTTCCCTAGAGCAAAGAGAAGGGAT ATTAATGTAGGTGGAGGTTCTGGTAGTTTATTTGCTCAGGAAATGAAAGAACATGGTAAGGGAGAGGATGCTACAACTGTTGCTTCAACAAGTATTtctggtaaaaaaaaattaattgcaaCAGATGtaggtaataatttcaatgaaaatattggaaGTGGTCTTGTTCATCATAGTACAATTTTGagtgataatgaaaaaaaagaaatccatgAACAGAATCTAAATATTCTCAAATCAACGCCTGAGTCTGAAATACTTGCTGAAAAAGAAAGGCTATTGAGTGGCCTGAATCCAGCAATTTTAGCATATTTGCAAagtagaaaaaaagaaaatgtcaACAAATCTACTAATTTAACTATAACTCAGCAAAATGACGCTGGTCAGAATATAGATTTAAATTCTATTAAATCGACAGTAGAGATATTAAGTACTCTTGGTTCTGATAAGTGGTTGAATTTCAATCAGTTAGAAACAAATAAATTGGCTTGGATGAAGGAGATTGAAATGCCTAAAATTGATAAGGATAAAGCTTTCGAGGCAAG ATTTGATTTTGAGGGTTGGTTATTACCATTTACACAACctgaaataaatgagaaaaatagaattttgtaTCATCATGGTGAAGAACCAGAGCGGCCTGGTTATACTCTCAAAGAACTTTTCACTTTAGCCAG GTCAAATATAACACAACAGAAAATTATTGCACTCAATTCCATTGCAAATATCCTTTCTCTTTATTCTTCTGGAGTTTATCAAGACGTTCTAGAAATACCTATAGAACAAGTATTCTTCTTGATTCGATTCTGTTTGGATGATAATACACCTGGAGTACTCAATGCAGGAATCAAAGCAATGAGATGCTTGATTTTCAACTATTCAGATGAAACATATCTAGATTGTCTTTTAGGTTTTGGGTTTGATGTTAAGATGCCTGTTTTACCTGTAGATAATGAAGAAAAGGATGATGATAGGGTGAATGATCAACAATTAgcagaaaataatttaattaaatgTTTGGTGAGAACTGGAATATATACAAGGATCAG atatattataaatacaaTGAGACCAACATTGGAAACAATAGTTTATTGCCTAGAAATTCTAATAAGATTGAGTAGAGATTCTAATTTCGTTGTATCCACAATGTTTATGTGTGAAGATCTTGTATCATCAATTGTGAAAAACTTCATTCCAGAGAATTATACTTATA ATCACCAAGAATCAGCTTATGGTTTGCCAGTTTTGCAAGCTCTGAAACTGGTGAGAGTATTAACTGCAAGAAACGAAATCTTAGCTAATAAATTTGTGAATGA atataaTATTGTAGAAGCAATATCGAGATACCTTCAAGATGAAATATTCGGGGGAAATGCTTCAGGAATAAAATTACAAACTGAATGCTTTCATCTTTGGAAAATACTTCTTAAATATGGATTAACTTTGGATTACCATGA aACCTTGATATCAATACTCTTGAAGTACTTGGATTATCATATTAAACAGAcagatattgatgaaaaaacaaCGTTTATCAGAGAAGCGCATTGCGCAGCCATGTTGTCTCTCCTTGGAgaatttatcattttaaaaCCTTCCATTGTGTCTAAATTTGATCAACTTTATCTGGTCGCCTTGAAAAAGTGGAGTACCCAGTTTCAAAGAATCAGTGATTTTAAG TCTGGACAgtcacaaattatttcttcACTCATGATTTTAAGTTCAAAAATTTATCGATACTCCAAACTCACCAGACAAATCGAGGAAAGTGttgcaaatttattgaaatctaaGGGCTTCGCTGAAAGTGTTCTAGAGATTAA gaactgttccatgttattgaataattatgatCCACAGCCTTTTAGTGCTAATCTGAAAACATTACAAACATCTGCATGGTATGCTTCTGAGCATGTAATACCTATTTTACAGACAACAAGCTGTTTTCCATTTATTAGAGCACTTTCACAGTTTTTATCTGGTTGTGATTCTATGTTT ttgaaattgtCTTTTTTGGAAAACAATACTATAAAATCTTACATCGAGGCTCTAGCACATCAACAATCATTGTTTCTTACTAGTCATTGGTTCACAAGAATTGAAAGCCAGCTTATTCTTAACTTATTGAAGATATCTGTTGATTTATGCAAGGAAATTGACACTGCAAATTTTTATGCTGTTGCTGTCAAATCCCTATGTATTTTCAACGAGGATCAGAaagaagaaatcaaatatttaatggaaaaaataatattctgcaCAAAGTTCTACCCAAGTGAAATCTTGCTCAGTAATCTCAATTTATATGAAAggaatgaaaatttagaaatttcTCTGAAGAACTTAGATGCTATCAAACATGTTTATTTCAAAGTATTGGGACTTTCAGAG AAAAGAGATTCTCCACAAAGTTTCTGTCTAGATATTGGTATAGGAAATGTGATACCTGTAGATTGGGTTTACACTCCGATTTTAATTCTATATTCCAACcaacaagagaaaaataatgtaCTTTCAGAGCAGCAACAAACATTTATAGTGACGAATTGTTTAAGATGGGTTTTAATATATGAAATGTATTTTCCAAGTTTAGTGCTAGCAGTCAGTCCAACTGATAGATTCTGTAGGCTAGCTTGTGTATTTTTGGGCAGCGATGTATTATTTTTAAATCAGGAGATTCATCAGCTTCTAGAATTATGcttgaaaaatattctttccaagtttgaaaagaaattGGATTTTAATAAACCAATCAAAG GATTGAAAAATTTCCAAGATTTTTATAACCAGATGTTGGAGCAGTATCAGGGAGTTAGTTATGGAGATATTCTCTTTGGTAATTTCGTATTAGTTCCATTGTCTCAAAAGCAGAATGTTCAGTGGAGGAAAACCTTATGGTCGGAATATTATGGAGTAGTTCAAATCTTGGATATTTCCAGAAAACAG